One Trichomycterus rosablanca isolate fTriRos1 chromosome 12, fTriRos1.hap1, whole genome shotgun sequence DNA window includes the following coding sequences:
- the uchl3 gene encoding ubiquitin carboxyl-terminal hydrolase isozyme L3 isoform X2, giving the protein MDGQRWLPLEANPDVMNQFIRQLGLVPSWQFGDVYGLDPDLLSMVPRPVCAVLLLFPVTEKYESFRLEEEAKIKAQGQEVSSDVYFMKQTIGNACGTIGLIHAVANNQAHLEFEPNSPLKEFILQSCKMNPQEKAAFLEKDESIRVTHESSAQEGQTEAPNVDEKVDLHFISFVNVGGKLYELDGRKPFPIVHGTTTEESFLADAAEVCKKFMARDPQELRFTVVALSKA; this is encoded by the exons ATGGACGGACAGCGTTGGTTACCACTGGAAGCTAATCCAGAC GTTATGAACCAG TTTATACGACAATTGGGACTGGTTCCTAGCTGGCAGTTTGGAGATGTGTACGGTTTGGATCCTGACCTTCTTTCAATGGTTCCAAGGCCTGTATGTGCTGTTCTGCTTCTCTTTCCTGTGACAGAAAAG tACGAGTCATTTAGACTAGAGGAGGAGGCGAAGATTAAAGCACAGGGACAAGAAGTGTCATCAGACGTGTACTTCATGAAACAAACTATCGGAAATGCCTGTGGAACAATAGGGTTGATTCACGCTGTAGCAAATAACCAAGCACATCTGGAGTTTG AACCTAATTCACCACTAAAGGAATTTATACTGCAGTCCTGTAAGATGAACCCACAGGAAAAAGCAGCCTTCCTAGAAAAAGATGAG AGTATCCGAGTAACACATGAGTCAAGTGCACAGGAGGGACAGACAGAG GCTCCAAATGTAGATGAAAAGGTGGACCTGCATTTTATATCCTTTGTAAATGTTGGAGGAAAATTATATGAGTTGG ATGGTCGGAAGCCTTTTCCAATAGTTCATGGAACAACCACAGAGGAAAGCTTTCTTGCG GATGCAGCAGAGGTCTGCAAGAAATTTATGGCACGGGATCCTCAAGAGCTTCGTTTCACTGTTGTGGCACTCTCCAAAGCATAA
- the uchl3 gene encoding ubiquitin carboxyl-terminal hydrolase isozyme L3 isoform X1 yields MFIRQLGLVPSWQFGDVYGLDPDLLSMVPRPVCAVLLLFPVTEKYESFRLEEEAKIKAQGQEVSSDVYFMKQTIGNACGTIGLIHAVANNQAHLEFEPNSPLKEFILQSCKMNPQEKAAFLEKDESIRVTHESSAQEGQTEAPNVDEKVDLHFISFVNVGGKLYELDGRKPFPIVHGTTTEESFLADAAEVCKKFMARDPQELRFTVVALSKA; encoded by the exons ATG TTTATACGACAATTGGGACTGGTTCCTAGCTGGCAGTTTGGAGATGTGTACGGTTTGGATCCTGACCTTCTTTCAATGGTTCCAAGGCCTGTATGTGCTGTTCTGCTTCTCTTTCCTGTGACAGAAAAG tACGAGTCATTTAGACTAGAGGAGGAGGCGAAGATTAAAGCACAGGGACAAGAAGTGTCATCAGACGTGTACTTCATGAAACAAACTATCGGAAATGCCTGTGGAACAATAGGGTTGATTCACGCTGTAGCAAATAACCAAGCACATCTGGAGTTTG AACCTAATTCACCACTAAAGGAATTTATACTGCAGTCCTGTAAGATGAACCCACAGGAAAAAGCAGCCTTCCTAGAAAAAGATGAG AGTATCCGAGTAACACATGAGTCAAGTGCACAGGAGGGACAGACAGAG GCTCCAAATGTAGATGAAAAGGTGGACCTGCATTTTATATCCTTTGTAAATGTTGGAGGAAAATTATATGAGTTGG ATGGTCGGAAGCCTTTTCCAATAGTTCATGGAACAACCACAGAGGAAAGCTTTCTTGCG GATGCAGCAGAGGTCTGCAAGAAATTTATGGCACGGGATCCTCAAGAGCTTCGTTTCACTGTTGTGGCACTCTCCAAAGCATAA